The following are encoded in a window of Castanea sativa cultivar Marrone di Chiusa Pesio chromosome 9, ASM4071231v1 genomic DNA:
- the LOC142611245 gene encoding zinc finger protein JACKDAW-like, with translation MMSGDSFSVASSIGGFAQEVQNTNPNPNPAAKKKRNLPGTPDPDAEVIALSPKTLMATNRFVCEICNKGFQRDQNLQLHRRGHNLPWKLRQRTNKEVRKKVYICPEKTCVHHDPSRALGDLTGIKKHFSRKHGEKKWKCEKCSKKYAVQSDWKAHSKTCGTREYKCDCGTLFSRKDSFITHRAFCDALADESARLSSLAATNNLNFGNDSMNETVINPQPGLPLVASQFGSGFRPELSGMAINGNSLGVDQQKPRLSLWLNQANSQLNPTDMMANSHLYASSSSTAFPEMVQAVSGNLFGSSSMPNFGNFNNQQFQGFDKSVSTSTNASLSLTALPHEMKEEGNKGNLVETLSSLYPDTQKKQSKPSMPMSATALLQKAAQMGSTTSNPSSIFGNSFGVMNSSSSNTTTSFNTLNQNRNDLHQVLQNSKQQAAENFTASGSVDGMMGSSNLSSLTTSTNSFDQLMMQTSGKQSDPVALKNHPGSNAIENSLTRDFLGMGGRESQRPFLAQELAKFASMSSAMGLSQFTGNH, from the exons ATGATGTCCGGTGACTCTTTTTCAGTTGCCTCTTCAATTGGAGGGTTTGCTCAAGAAGTACAGAAtacaaaccctaaccctaatccagctgccaagaagaagagaaatctACCAGGAACACCAG ATCCAGATGCTGAGGTTATTGCTCTTTCACCCAAGACTCTCATGGCGACAAACCGATTCGTCTGTGAAATATGCAATAAAGGGTTCCAAAGAGATCAGAATCTACAGCTTCATCGAAGGGGTCACAATCTTCCATGGAAGCTAAGGCAAAGGACCAACAAAGAGGTCCGAAAAAAGGTCTATATTTGTCCAGAAAAGACTTGTGTCCACCATGACCCGTCCAGAGCTCTCGGAGACCTCACTGGGATAAAGAAACATTTTAGCAGGAAACACGGCGAGAAGAAATGGAAGTGCGAGAAGTGTTCAAAGAAATACGCAGTCCAATCTGACTGGAAAGCTCATTCTAAGACTTGTGGAACTCGAGAGTACAAGTGTGACTGTGGAACCCTTTTTTCCAG GAAAGATAGCTTCATTACCCACAGAGCCTTTTGTGATGCTTTAGCTGATGAGAGTGCTAGGCTCAGTTCGCTTGCAGCCACTAATAATCTGAATTTCGGAAATGATTCAATGAATGAGACTGTGATTAATCCTCAACCTGGTTTGCCACTTGTAGCTTCCCAATTTGGCTCAGGTTTTCGACCAGAGCTTAGTGGCATGGCTATTAATGGTAACTCTCTTGGTGTAGATCAGCAAAAGCCCAGATTGTCATTATGGCTTAACCAGGCAAATTCTCAGCTTAATCCCACTGACATGATGGCTAATTCTCATCTCTACGCATCATCAAGTTCTACAGCTTTTCCTGAAATGGTGCAAGCGGTGTCTGGTAATCTCTTTGGTTCATCTTCTATGCCTAATTTTGGAAACTTTAATAATCAGCAGTTTCAAGGGTTTGATAAGAGTGTTTCAACCTCAACAAATGCAAGTCTGTCTTTAACAGCACTACCTCACGAAATGAAAGAGGAAGGGAACAAAGGAAATCTGGTTGAAACCCTATCCTCTCTTTACCCTGATACCCAGAAGAAGCAGTCAAAGCCATCTATGCCAATGTCTGCCACTGCACTTTTGCAAAAGGCAGCTCAGATGGGTTCTACAACAAGCAACCCATCATCAATCTTTGGCAATAGCTTCGGAGTCATgaactcttcttcttcaaacacAACAACAAGCTTCAACACTCTCAATCAAAACCGAAATGATCTGCACCAAGTCCTTCAAAATTCAAAGCAGCAAGCAGCTGAGAATTTCACAGCCAGTGGGAGTGTTGATGGAATGATGGGAAGTTCAAATTTAAGTTCATTAACAACTTCAACAAACAGTTTTGATCAGCTTATGATGCAAACAAGTGGAAAGCAAAGTGACCCAGTTGCATTAAAGAACCATCCAGGTTCCAATGCAATTGAAAATAGTCTAACTAGGGATTTTCTTGGCATGGGAGGGAGAGAATCACAAAGGCCTTTTTTAGCACAGGAATTAGCTAAGTTTGCTTCAATGAGTTCAGCTATGGGTTTGAGCCAATTCACTGGGAACCACTGA